The nucleotide sequence ACCCGGCTCGGCAATGTTGAAGTCGCCGAGCATGGCAAACGAGGCCGTTACACCGCCGGTGGTGGGGTCGGTGAGCAGCGAAATGTAGGGCACGCCGGCTTCGGAAAGCAGCGCCAGCTTGGCCGAGGTTTTGGCCATCTGCATCAGCGAGAAGCCGGCTTCCATCATGCGGGCGCCGCCGGAGCGCGAAATCATCAGGAAGGGCAGGCGCTGCTGGCGGGCGTAATCAATGGCGCGGGCAATCTTCTCGCCGACCACCGAGCCCATGGAGCCGCCGATGAAGCGGAAGTCCATGGCGGCTACCACTAGGCCCTGGCCGTTGGAGAGGCCGTGCGCCGTCCGGACGGCGTCGCGCAGGCCGGTCGTCTTTTCAGTAGCCACCAGGCGTTGCGGATAGGCTTTAGTATCCACGAAGTGTAGCGGGTCGCCGGAGTGCATATCGGCATCCAGCTCCGTAAACTGCCCGTCGTCGAAGAGGAAATCGAAGTATTCGGCCGCGTCAATCCGGTCGTGGTGGTTGCAGTTGCCGCAGGTGGAGAGCAGGCGCTTGTGCTCGGCCATGGTGGCCACGGTTTTGCACTCGGGACACTTGTACCACAGCCCGTCCGGCGTCTCCTTCTTTTGCTCCGTCGGCGTGACGATGCCCTTTTCTACGCGCTTAAACCAAGACATTCTTTTTAGGTGATTAGGTGATTAGGGAATGAGGCGATGAAGCAAATAAGTAGTCAGGCTGAGAAGGTAAGCATTTATAAAGGGTTGGTGTTGTCTAACAGATATGTTGCTGTCAGCAAGTTTCTATTCCCTTATTACCTCATCACTTAATTACTTCATAACCACTTACGCCAGCGTGATGGCCGGGTCCAGGTATACGTCCTGGATGGCGTTGAGGAGATGTACGCCTTCAGCGAAAGGCCGCTGAAAGGCTTTGCGGCCCGAAATCAGGCCCTGGCCGCCGGCGCGCTTGTTGATGATGGCCGTGCGCACGGCGTCGGCCTGGTCGGTGGCGCCTTTGCTTTCGCCGCCGGAGTTGATGAGGCCGATGCGGCCCATGTAGCAGTTGGCTACCTGGTAGCGGGTCAGGTCGATGGGGTTGTCGGAGGCCAGCTGGTCGTACATGGCCGGGAAGGTCTTGCCGAATTTGAGCGTGCTGAAGCCGCCGTTGTTTTCGGGCAGCTTCTGCTTGATGATGTCGGCCTGAATGGTTACGCCGAGATGGTTGGCCTGGCCAGTGAGGTCGGCCGACACATGGAAGTCTTTATCGTCGGTTTTGAAGGCGTTGTTGCGGGTGTAGCACCACAGCACCGTGGCCAAGCCCAGCTCGTGGGCCAGCGCAAACGCCTCACTCACCTCCTGTAGCTGCCGGCCCGATTCCTCGGAGCCGAAATAGATGGTGGCCCCCACCGCCGTGGCGCCCAGGTTCCAGGCCTCCTTCACCGAGCCGAACATGATCTGGTTGAACTTATTGGGGTAGGTCAGCAGCTCGTTGTGGTTGATTTTAACCAGGAACGGGATTTTGTGGGCGTACTTGCGGGCCACCGTCCCGAACGTGCCGAAGGTGGTAGCTACGGCATTGCAGCCGCCTTCCACGGCCAGCCGGATGATGTTTTCGGGGTCGAAGTACATCGGGTTGGGGCCGAAGGCGGAGCCGGCCGTGTGCTCGATGCCTTGGTCGACGGGC is from Hymenobacter yonginensis and encodes:
- a CDS encoding class I fructose-bisphosphate aldolase, with the translated sequence MASPTASLSAETEALLQHECKTIRKDLLHQPGPDFLDRCFVPGNRTPQVLRSLGQLYNHGRLGGTGYLSILPVDQGIEHTAGSAFGPNPMYFDPENIIRLAVEGGCNAVATTFGTFGTVARKYAHKIPFLVKINHNELLTYPNKFNQIMFGSVKEAWNLGATAVGATIYFGSEESGRQLQEVSEAFALAHELGLATVLWCYTRNNAFKTDDKDFHVSADLTGQANHLGVTIQADIIKQKLPENNGGFSTLKFGKTFPAMYDQLASDNPIDLTRYQVANCYMGRIGLINSGGESKGATDQADAVRTAIINKRAGGQGLISGRKAFQRPFAEGVHLLNAIQDVYLDPAITLA
- the accD gene encoding acetyl-CoA carboxylase, carboxyltransferase subunit beta, producing MSWFKRVEKGIVTPTEQKKETPDGLWYKCPECKTVATMAEHKRLLSTCGNCNHHDRIDAAEYFDFLFDDGQFTELDADMHSGDPLHFVDTKAYPQRLVATEKTTGLRDAVRTAHGLSNGQGLVVAAMDFRFIGGSMGSVVGEKIARAIDYARQQRLPFLMISRSGGARMMEAGFSLMQMAKTSAKLALLSEAGVPYISLLTDPTTGGVTASFAMLGDFNIAEPGALIGFAGPRVIKETIGKDLPKGFQSAEFVLEHGFLDFIVDRKQLKQQLSDLLGMLRPTEAAEPVGAKLGQRAR